A genomic region of Manihot esculenta cultivar AM560-2 chromosome 15, M.esculenta_v8, whole genome shotgun sequence contains the following coding sequences:
- the LOC110600811 gene encoding mitogen-activated protein kinase 19 — protein sequence MQRDHPKKDLKDLDFFTEYGDANRYKILEVIGKGSYGVVCAAIDTHTGEKVAIKKIHDVFEHNSDAIRILREVKLLRLLRHPDIVEIKRIMLPSSKREFKDIFVVFELMESDLHQVIKANDDLTREHHQFFLYQMLRALKYMHTANVYHRDLKPKNILANANCKLKVCDFGLARVAFSDTPTTVFWTDYVATRWYRAPELCGSFFSKYTPAIDIWSIGCIFAEVLTGKPLFPGKSVVHQLDLITDLLGTPSPETISGVRNEKARKYLTEMRKKKPVPCTLKFPNADPLALKLLQRLLAFDPKDRPTAEEALADPYFKGLAKIEREPSCQPISKLEFEFERRRVTKEDIRELLYREILEYHPQLLKDYMNGNEGTNFLYPSAIGQFRKQFAYLEENSGRSAPVIPLERKHVSLPRSTVHTNTIPPNMHPSSTAFDHRHVAEDACKNYRAADAISGNAMKVSRPPPRVPTGCTAKPGRVVGSVVPYENGRNIKDAYDARIFYRNAVLPPQQTVSPHCFFMNNTLTRGKSTESEKDTSQAKQPECKMAAKPAPVMAIEMNANPYYQPKAKVEQLNERIAIDAKLLQAQSQFGAAAVAVAAHRNVGTVQYGLS from the exons atgcagCGAGATCATCCAAAGAAG GACTTAAAAGATCTGGACTTTTTCACCGAGTATGGGGATGCCAATAGATACAAAATTCTGGAAGTTATAGGaaagggaagctatggagttgTTTGTGCAGCAATTGACACTCATACTGGAGAAAAAGTTGCAATAAAAAAGATTCATGATGTTTTTGAGCACAACTCTGATGCTATTCGGATCTTGCGAGAAGTCAAGTTACTTAGGCTTTTACGACATCCTGATATTGTGGAAATTAAACGCATCATGTTGCCATCCTCCAAGAGGGAGTTTAAAGACATATTTGTTGTGTTTGAGCTCATGGAGTCTGATCTTCACCAAGTTATCAAAGCTAATGATGATTTGACCCGTGAACACCATCAGTTTTTTCTTTATCAGATGTTACGAGCATTGAAATACATGCATACTG CAAATGTTTACCATAGAGATCTTAAACCCAAGAATATATTGGCTAATGCAAATTGCAAGCTTAAAGTTTGTGACTTTGGACTCGCTAGAGTAGCATTTAGCGATACACCAACCACTGTTTTTTGGACG GACTATGTTGCGACAAGATGGTATAGGGCTCCAGAGCTGTGTGGATCTTTTTTTTCAAAG TATACACCAGCAATTGATATTTGGAGTATTGGCTGCATATTTGCTGAGGTATTGACAGGGAAGCCATTGTTCCCGGGTAAAAGTGTTGTTCATCAGTTAGATTTGATCACTGATCTTCTTGGGACTCCTTCACCAGAAACTATTTCTGGA GTTCGAAATGAGAAGGCAAGGAAGTACTTGACAGAAATGAGGAAAAAGAAGCCTGTGCCATGTACTCTCAAATTTCCAAATGCAGATCCTTTAGCACTTAAGCTGTTGCAAAGGCTTTTAGCATTTGACCCAAAAGATCGACCAACTGCTGAAGAG gcaTTGGCTGATCCTTACTTTAAGGGCTTAGCAAAAATTGAGAGAGAACCTTCTTGTCAGCCAATCTCAAAGTTGGAGTTTGAGTTTGAGAGGCGGAGGGTGACAAAGGAGGACATCCGGGAATTGCTATACCGCGAAATACTGGAGTATCATCCGCAGCTGCTCAAAGACTACATGAATGGAAATGAAGGCACTAACTTTCTCTATCCTAG TGCAATAGGTCAATTTAGAAAGCAGTTTGCCTACCTCGAGGAAAACAGTGGTCGAAGTGCGCCAGTGATTCCCCTAGAGAGGAAGCATGTCTCCCTTCCACG ATCTACTGTACACACAAATACAATCCCCCCTAATATGCATCCTAGTTCAACTGCATTTGATCACCGGCATGTTGCAGAAGACGCTTGTAAAAACTATAGAGCAGCAGATGCAATTTCTGGAAATGCAATGAAGGTTTCTCGCCCTCCCCCCAGGGTACCAACAG GGTGTACAGCAAAGCCAGGGAGAGTAGTTGGATCGGTTGTACCATATGAGAATGGCAGAAACATCAAAGATGCCTATGATGCAAGGATATTTTATAGAAATGCAGTCCTCCCTCCACAGCAGACAGTCTCTCCCCACTGTTTCTTCATGAACAACACATTGACACGAGGAAAGTCGACAGAGTCTGAGAAGGATACTTCCCAAGCAAAACAACCAGAGTGTAAAATGGCGGCAAAACCAGCACCAGTCATGGCCATTGAAATGAACGCCAACCCCTATTATCAACCAAAAGCTAAGGTGGAACAATTAAATGAGCGAATTGCTATCGATGCAAAACTGCTGCAGGCACAATCCCAATTTGGTGCAGCTGCCGTCGCTGTAGCTGCTCATAGGAATGTGGGAACGGTTCAATATGGATTGTCCTAA
- the LOC110601112 gene encoding probable xyloglucan galactosyltransferase GT17 yields the protein MFFRKPSVPTPWKDQNKGNNFSKTKETHYYYHKLTFRYILLLIFLSSCFLFLVASFCFSSTNHTHLRFPVISTTAAGNCPGNLSLFVYQLPQEFNLGLLRDCTHLNVYTDMCPHVANHGLGQPLATSGSWFSTHQFLAEMIFHARLENHPCRTWDPNVANLFYVPFYGGLHASSKFREANQTARDELAVRLVEFLQMQPWWRRHDGKDHFLALGRTAWDFMRNANGGPDFGANCLLDLPPVKNMSVLTVERQPWQGQNQYGVPYPSYFHPSSVVQMHAWQQKMIRAERNHLFSFIGGPRKGVDKAAVRDELIKQCNESTQCKLLKCGRNSDSKCYEPLEVLKVLSQSHFCLQAAGDSFTRRSTFDSVLAGCIPVFFSRHTAYTQYGWYFPANESEYSVYIDESEIEKKSIEEELSKISSDRAERMRRKIIEIMPTITYAHPNSSRVGFEDAVDVALAALLKLKHK from the coding sequence atgtttttcagaaaaccttCAGTACCAACTCCATGGAAAGATCAAAACAAAGGAAATAATTTCTCCAAAACCAAAGAAACTCATTATTATTATCACAAACTTACCTTCAGATACATTCTTCTCTTAATATTCCTTTCTTCctgctttctttttcttgttgcttccttttgcttttCCTCTACTAATCACACTCACCTGCGTTTCCCCGTTATTTCTACAACCGCCGCCGGTAATTGCCCAGGAAACCTCTCACTCTTTGTGTATCAGCTGCCGCAAGAATTCAACCTGGGTCTCCTCCGTGATTGCACCCACCTCAACGTTTACACCGACATGTGTCCCCATGTCGCCAACCATGGCCTTGGCCAACCGCTCGCCACTTCTGGCTCCTGGTTCTCTACCCACCAGTTTCTTGCCGAGATGATCTTCCACGCCCGACTCGAGAACCACCCGTGTCGCACCTGGGATCCCAACGTTGCTAATCTCTTCTACGTCCCCTTTTATGGTGGTCTTCACGCTTCCAGCAAGTTCCGCGAAGCCAATCAAACTGCACGCGATGAATTAGCCGTTAGATTAGTGGAATTCCTCCAAATGCAGCCCTGGTGGCGGAGGCATGACGGGAAGGACCATTTTTTAGCCCTGGGGAGAACCGCATGGGATTTCATGAGGAACGCTAATGGTGGGCCGGACTTCGGAGCCAACTGCCTCCTAGATTTGCCACCTGTCAAAAACATGTCGGTGCTGACCGTAGAGAGACAACCATGGCAAGGACAGAATCAATACGGCGTGCCGTATCCGTCCTACTTCCACCCATCGAGTGTCGTTCAGATGCATGCGTGGCAGCAGAAGATGATTCGAGCAGAGAGAAACCACCTATTTTCTTTCATCGGAGGGCCCCGGAAGGGGGTGGATAAAGCCGCCGTGCGAGACGAGTTAATCAAGCAATGCAATGAATCAACTCAGTGCAAGCTCCTGAAATGCGGAAGGAATAGCGACAGTAAATGCTACGAACCACTAGAAGTGCTTAAAGTGTTAAGTCAGTCTCATTTTTGCTTGCAAGCGGCAGGAGACTCATTCACGAGGCGATCGACGTTCGACTCTGTGCTGGCCGGTTGCATACCGGTGTTCTTCTCCCGACACACGGCTTACACCCAGTACGGCTGGTATTTTCCGGCGAACGAGAGTGAGTATTCGGTTTATATAGATGAGAGCGAGATTGAGAAGAAAAGTATAGAGGAAGAGCTTTCGAAGATTTCGAGCGATAGAGCGGAGAGAATGCgcagaaaaataatagaaatcatGCCAACAATAACTTATGCCCACCCAAATTCTAGCCGTGTTGGATTCGAAGACGCGGTTGATGTTGCACTTGCAGCGCTGCTTAAGCTTAAGCACAAGTAA
- the LOC110600812 gene encoding uncharacterized protein LOC110600812, translating into MHKVDDTDNKLGLMNGSYGGIRASNVDVYAARKEIYLGDKCQVEDNPRPWQFWMIMLKSGNMDTLAATCPENGKKAMPSPQDSRFPCFGKGCMNMPFIYHNYTSVQGDTLKGSFYGTWDLNSDVSQKTSYFNVTWEKQIGKGSWVFHHFLKTSLNYPWLILYLRSDATTGFSGGYHYPTRGMSKTVPKSPNFKVRFRLEVKQGGGKNSQFYLMDIGGCWKNNGKPCNGDVTTDVTRYSEMIINPETEAWCKPDDLRMCPPYHTLPNGTQIYRSDKNKFPYDAYHMWCAPGNADHLEEPYSLCDAYSNPQAQEILQILPHPVWGEYGYPTKKGEGWIGDPRSWELDVGRLSQSLYLYQDPGTKPVERHWPSIDLGTEIYISSDQVGEWIVSDFDIILPRQPI; encoded by the exons ATGCACAAGGTAGATGACACGGACAACAAGCTTGGTCTGATGAATGGATCATATGGAGGGATTAGGGCCAGTAATGTAGATGTGTATGCAGCAAGAAAAGAGATATACTTGGGCGACAAATGCCAAGTAGAAGACAATCCTAGGCCTTGGCAATTTTGGATGATAATGCTCAAAAGTGGAAACATGGACACTTTAGCAGCTACATGCCCAGAAAATGGCAAGAAAGCTATGCCTTCCCCACAAGACTCTAGATTTCCATGCTTTGGAAAAGGTTGCATGAACATGCCCTTCATATACCATAACTATACAAGTGTCCAAGGTGATACCTTGAAAGGGAGTTTTTATGGGACTTGGGATTTGAATTCTGATGTCAGTCAAAAAACTTCTTATTTCAATGTCACTTGGGAAAAACAGATTGGAAAAGGGAGTTGGGTCTTTCACCATTTCTTGAAGACATCATTGAATTATCCATGGTTGATACTGTACCTGAGATCAGATGCCACCACTGGATTCTCTGGTGGATATCATTATCCCACTAGAGGGATGTCAAAAACA GTTCCAAAATCACCCAATTTCAAAGTGAGGTTCAGGCTAGAAGTAAAGCAAGGAGGAGGTAAAAACAGCCAATTCTACCTGATGGACATTGGAGGATGCTGGAAAAACAATGGAAAGCCCTGCAATGGAGATGTGACCACAGACGTTACACGTTACAGTGAAATGATTATAAACCCTGAAACAGAAGCATGGTGCAAGCCTGATGATCTGAGAATGTGTCCTCCTTATCACACACTCCCTAATGGAACCCAAATCTATCGTTCCGACAAGAACAAGTTTCCTTACGATGCTTACCATATGTGGTGTGCTCCAGGGAACGCTGACCACCTGGAGGAGCCGTACAGCTTATGTGATGCTTATAGCAATCCTCAGGCTCAAGAGATACTGCAGATTCTTCCTCATCCTGTGTGGGGCGAATATGGCTACCCTACGAAGAAGGGCGAGGGTTGgattggagatccaagaagttGGGAACTCGACGTTGGGAGACTGTCTCAGTCGCTCTACTTGTACCAG GATCCAGGCACTAAGCCTGTGGAGAGACATTGGCCTTCAATTGACTTGGGAACTGAAATCTACATTAGCAGTGATCAAGTTGGAGAATGGATCGTTAGTGACTTCGACATTATTCTTCCAAGACAAcctatttaa
- the LOC110600813 gene encoding uncharacterized protein LOC110600813 translates to MTRFSSCLVLLGFLSLVQIHHIVACNDRKSAIGDPGMRREGLRVAIEAWNQCNEVGEEAPNMGSPRLADCFDVDHSKTPVRLMHKVTEQDNRLGVLSGDYGGLTSKKADTYAAEKEIYLGNKCQVQDKTHPWQFWMIMLKSGNMDTTAAKCPENGHKSKPFPPETRFPCFGKGCMNMPYIFHDYTRLQLNRKTLKGSFYGTWDLDSDVRNAAVANGTSYFKVTWIKKHYKEGSWVFHHLLKTSFKYPWLMLYLRSDATRGLSGGYHYPTRGMLKTIPKSPNFKVEFRLEIKQGGGKNSQFYLMDIGSCWKNDGKPCDGDVSTDVTRYSEMIINPETEPWCKPDDIRLCPPYHTLPNGTRIHRSDKDNYPYDAYHLWCAPGNGQFLEEPHNLCDAYSNPQAQEILQILPHPVWGEYGYPTKKGEGWIGDPRTWHLDVGRLSQALYFYQDPGTKPATRHWPSIDLGTEIYISKDEVAEWKVSHFDIILTS, encoded by the exons ATGACGAGGTTTTCTTCTTGTCTCGTTCTTCTTGGTTTTCTCTCTCTTGTTCAAATTCATCACATTGTGGCCTGCAATGATCGTAAGTCAGCCATTGGAGATCCAGGGATGAGAAGAGAAGGTCTTAGAGTAgccattgaagcttggaatcaGTGCAATGAGGTTGGTGAAGAAGCTCCCAACATGGGTAGTCCAAGATTGGCTGATTGCTTCGATGTTGATCATTCAAAAACACCAG TGAGGTTGATGCACAAGGTGACTGAGCAAGACAACAGGCTTGGCGTATTGAGTGGAGACTACGGAGGACTAACAAGTAAAAAAGCTGACACTTACGcagcagagaaggagatatATCTGGGAAATAAGTGCCAAGTTCAAGACAAGACTCATCCATGGCAGTTTTGGATGATCATGCTCAAGAGTGGCAACATGGATACTACAGCAGCCAAATGCCCTGAAAATGGCCACAAGTCCAAACCTTTCCCACCAGAAACTCGGTTTCCATGCTTTGGGAAAGGTTGCATGAACATGCCCTATATATTCCATGACTATACTAGACTACAGCTGAATCGCAAGACCTTAAAAGGAAGCTTTTATGGGACTTGGGATTTGGATTCTGATGTTAGAAATGCAGCAGTTGCTAATGGCACTTCTTACTTCAAAGTCACTTGGATCAAAAAACATTATAAAGAAGGTAGTTGGGTTTTTCACCACTTGTTGAAGACTTCTTTTAAGTACCCATGGTTGATGCTCTACCTCAGGTCAGACGCCACCAGAGGATTATCCGGCGGGTACCATTATCCGACAAGGGGGATGTTAAAGACA ATTCCCAAGTCGCCCAATTTCAAGGTAGAGTTCAGGTTAGAAATTAAGCAAGGAGGAGGTAAAAATAGCCAATTTTACCTAATGGACATTGGAAGCTGCTGGAAAAACGATGGAAAACCATGTGATGGGGATGTGTCCACAGACGTCACACGATACAGTGAAATGATCATAAACCCTGAAACTGAACCCTGGTGCAAACCTGACGATATTAGACTCTGCCCTCCTTATCACACCCTCCCTAATGGAACCCGAATCCACCGATCCGACAAGGACAATTACCCTTACGATGCTTACCATTTGTGGTGTGCTCCAGGAAATGGTCAGTTCCTGGAGGAGCCACATAACTTGTGTGATGCATATAGCAATCCACAAGCACAAGAGATACTGCAAATCCTTCCTCATCCTGTCTGGGGTGAATACGGCTACCCTACAAAGAAGGGTGAGGGTTGGATAGGAGATCCAAGAACTTGGCATCTTGATGTAGGGAGATTATCTCAGGCTCTTTATTTTTATCAg GACCCAGGGACTAAGCCTGCGACTAGGCATTGGCCATCCATTGACTTGGGAACTGAAATATACATTAGCAAAGATGAAGTGGCAGAATGGAAAGTTAGTCACTTTGACATTATTTTGACATCCTGA